A segment of the Georgenia sp. M64 genome:
CGGGAAGGGCACCGGTGGCGAGACCGTCGACCACCTCGGTGACGGTCTGGACGGCCTTGACGCTGGCGCCGACGACGGGCATCCGGGCGGCGAGCCACCAGTGCGGCCCGTGGGTGTCGGCGCGTGCCTCCGCGGCGTCGGACCGGAGACGGTCGAGGGTGGTCGCCGCGGCCTCGCGGTCGCCGTCGAGGACCTGGGTGCGCAGGGTCCCGACGGCGGAGCCCGCCGTGCGCAGGCTCGCCTGCGCCCGCAGCGCGTCCAGGCCCACGAGGACGGCGGAGAGGACGAGGACGAGGATCGCGAGCGTGAGGATGAGGGCGACCCACCGCCCCGGGTGACGGCGCCGCGGTGGGCGCCCCGGGCGACCGCGCCGACGCCGGCGGGCCGGGCGGCCGTCGACCGGCGCGGCGGCGGGCGCGTCGTCGACCGTCGCCGCGGTGCGCCGGGGGTCGGTCATGGCGTCATCGTAGGAGCGGCCGCTGACGCAGGTGCCCGCTTTCGTCGCACCGAACCGCCTCCGGTGTGACCCGCCTCACCCCGCCTCACCCTCTGTGCCAGAGGGGGTGAAAGCGGGATATCACCCCCGTTTTCATCCTCGCGGCTATCGATGTGCGCGCGCCGCTGGGGGTCAATGGGGTTGTCAGTTCGGCGACTGGGGGCGCATCAGAATGACTCGCGGAGTTGTCCTCGCACACGACTATGCGACGCAGCGTGGCGGCGCGGAGCGTGTGGCCCTCATGCTGGCCCAGGCGTTCCCGGGCTCGCCCATGTACACGACGCTGTACGACCCGAAGGGAACCTTCCCCGAGTTCGGCGACATCGACCTGCGCACGAGCGGCCTCGACCGCCTCTCCCTCCTGCGCCGCAGCCACCGGCTGGCGCTGCCCCTGCTCGCGCCGGCGGTCAGCTCCCAGAAGGTGGTGGGCGACGTCCTCGTGGCCAGCTCCACGGGCTGGGCGCACGGCTACCGCGGCGCCAAGCACACGGTGGTGTACTGCCACGCCCCCGCCCGCTGGCTCTACCAGCGCGATCGGTACCTCGGCTCGCACACCAACCCCGGCCTCTCCGGCCGCGCCGTCCACATGATCTCCGCCGCGGCGCTGGGCGGGCTGTCGGGGCGCCTGCGCCGGTGGGACGCCCGCGCGGCCGCGCACGCCGACCTCTACCTCGCCAACTCCACGGTCACCCAGCGGGCGATCGCCGAGACGTACGGCATCGAGGCGCAGGTCCTCTCCCCGCCGCCGGCCCTCATGCCCGCCGGCGGCGAGCGGGCCGTGCCGGGCGTCGAGCCCGGTTTCGTGCTCTGTGTGGCACGGCTCATGCCGTACAAGAACGTCGACGCCGTCATCGCCGCGGTCAACTCCCTGCCCGACGTCCGCCTCGTCGTGGTCGGCGCCGGGCCCGACCGGCCACGGCTGGAGGCCATGGCCGGCGAGCGCGTCCGCCTCCTGGGCCGGGTCGACGACGACGAGCTGCGCTGGCTCTACCGCAACAGCGCCGCACTCGCGGCCGCGTCGTACGAGGACTACGGGCTCTCCCCGCTCGAGGCCGGCGCGTTCGGCAAGCCCTCGGTCGTGCTGCGCGACGGCGGCTACCTCGACACGGTGGTCGAGGGCCGCAACGGCGTGTTCTTCGACGCCCCCCGCGCCGACGCCATCGCCGACGCCCTCGTCGAGGCCCTCGAGCGCCCCTGGGACCGCCGCCTCATCGAGATGCACGTGGCGCACTTCGGCGTCGAGAGCTTCAACCACCGGCTGCGCATCGCCGTCGGGCGATTCCTGCCGCAGCCGCTCACCGCCTCCCAGCCCGGCGCGAACCACCTGGCGACGTCGCTCGGCGCCGACGAGCCCATGGCTGCGCGGATCGCGGAGAAGCGCGTCACGCGCGCGCGGCACCGAGCGGCGGCCTGATGACGCCGCGCCCCGCCACCGCCGACCCGCCGGGCGGCCTGCTCCTGGCGCAGCCCGACGGACGGCTCCCGGACGGGCGGGTTCCGGGCCCGTCCGCCGACGACCACGCGCCTGTCGGCGGCGCACCTGACGCCCGCCGCACGCGCCGGGTGCTCGTCGCCGTCGCCGCCGTCGTCGCGGTCCTCGGCGTGGTGCTCGTCGGGGTGGTCGTGACCGTCCAGCAGCGGGTGGGTGAGGCGGTCGAGTGGCTCGACGACCCCTTCCTCGCCCTGCCCTCCCGGCCCCCTGCGGCCGGCGCCGCGGGCGAGCAGGCCCCGGACCCGGCCGCAGGCTCCGCCGCCGTCGCCGCGACCGGCGCGCCGCTGACCGTGCTCATCCTCGGCTCGGACAGCCGGATCTCGGCGGG
Coding sequences within it:
- a CDS encoding glycosyltransferase encodes the protein MLAQAFPGSPMYTTLYDPKGTFPEFGDIDLRTSGLDRLSLLRRSHRLALPLLAPAVSSQKVVGDVLVASSTGWAHGYRGAKHTVVYCHAPARWLYQRDRYLGSHTNPGLSGRAVHMISAAALGGLSGRLRRWDARAAAHADLYLANSTVTQRAIAETYGIEAQVLSPPPALMPAGGERAVPGVEPGFVLCVARLMPYKNVDAVIAAVNSLPDVRLVVVGAGPDRPRLEAMAGERVRLLGRVDDDELRWLYRNSAALAAASYEDYGLSPLEAGAFGKPSVVLRDGGYLDTVVEGRNGVFFDAPRADAIADALVEALERPWDRRLIEMHVAHFGVESFNHRLRIAVGRFLPQPLTASQPGANHLATSLGADEPMAARIAEKRVTRARHRAAA